One region of Yersinia bercovieri ATCC 43970 genomic DNA includes:
- a CDS encoding YceK/YidQ family lipoprotein, which produces MRNTVIPFVTGCSLLLSSGCSSIMTHTSSSQGYYSGTEANVAMLKDDNTGWALRPLLAVDLPFSAVMDTLLLPYDYLRSDSADKMASSPRERVRQSEAASQPTAHIDETPAQ; this is translated from the coding sequence ATGAGAAACACAGTTATCCCTTTTGTTACTGGCTGTTCGCTGCTGTTATCCAGCGGCTGCTCCAGCATTATGACGCACACCAGCAGCAGTCAGGGTTACTACTCCGGCACAGAAGCCAATGTGGCGATGCTCAAAGATGACAATACCGGCTGGGCGCTACGCCCCTTGCTAGCTGTAGATCTGCCCTTCTCCGCAGTCATGGATACACTGCTGCTGCCATATGACTATCTGCGCTCAGACAGCGCAGACAAAATGGCCAGCTCCCCACGTGAACGAGTCCGCCAGTCTGAAGCTGCAAGTCAGCCAACGGCACATATTGACGAAACACCAGCGCAATAA
- the ibpA gene encoding small heat shock chaperone IbpA, with amino-acid sequence MRNSELAPLYRSAIGFDRLFNLLESGQNQSNGGYPPYNVELVDDNNYRIAIAVAGFAEQELEITTQDNILIVRGSHAGEPAQRTYLYQGIAERNFERKFQLAEHVKIKGANLVNGLLYIDLERVVPENLKPRRIEIK; translated from the coding sequence ATGCGTAATTCCGAGCTTGCTCCACTGTATCGTTCAGCTATTGGTTTCGATCGGCTATTTAATCTATTAGAGTCCGGCCAGAATCAAAGTAATGGAGGTTACCCTCCTTATAACGTCGAGCTGGTTGATGACAATAACTACCGCATTGCGATCGCGGTAGCGGGCTTTGCAGAGCAAGAGCTGGAGATCACCACTCAAGATAACATATTGATTGTTCGTGGCTCTCATGCCGGCGAACCTGCACAGCGCACCTACTTATATCAGGGTATTGCTGAGCGCAATTTCGAGCGTAAATTCCAGTTGGCTGAGCATGTTAAGATTAAAGGTGCCAACTTGGTTAACGGGTTGCTGTATATCGACCTCGAACGAGTAGTACCTGAAAATTTAAAACCACGTCGTATTGAAATTAAGTAA
- the ibpB gene encoding small heat shock chaperone IbpB, whose protein sequence is MRNYDLSPLLRQWIGFDKLANSMQGSQDAQGFPPYNIEKTDDNHYRISLALAGFKQSELDIEVEGPRLTVRGKPAPVEKQVEYLHQGLVRKEFALTFTLAEHLNVDNAQFENGLLHIDLLRQVPEALQPQRITIGSAAPQEQQVLDSPVTTDQQ, encoded by the coding sequence ATGCGTAATTATGATTTGTCACCATTACTTCGTCAGTGGATTGGTTTTGATAAACTGGCTAACTCAATGCAGGGCAGTCAGGATGCTCAAGGCTTCCCGCCATATAACATTGAAAAAACTGATGATAACCACTATCGCATCTCACTGGCATTGGCCGGTTTTAAACAGAGCGAACTGGATATCGAAGTTGAAGGCCCACGCCTGACGGTGCGCGGTAAGCCGGCACCGGTTGAAAAACAGGTTGAATACCTGCATCAGGGCTTGGTGCGTAAAGAGTTCGCGTTGACCTTCACGCTCGCTGAGCATCTGAATGTTGATAATGCTCAGTTTGAAAATGGCCTGCTGCACATTGATCTGTTGCGCCAGGTGCCTGAAGCGCTGCAACCACAGCGTATTACTATCGGCAGTGCGGCTCCACAAGAGCAGCAAGTGTTAGATAGCCCGGTCACTACTGACCAGCAGTAA
- a CDS encoding putative transporter, whose translation MSAIALTVSMLALVAVLGLWIGNWKIYGVGLGIGGVLFGGIIVGHFAQTYEVVLNGDMLHFIQEFGLILFVYTIGIQVGPGFFSSLRVSGLRLNCFAILMVVVGGLVTAIIHKLFAVPLPIILGIFSGAVTNTPALGAAQQILTDLGSPPQLVSQMGMGYAMAYPFGICGILLVMWLIRLFFKINVDREAKDFDSSNGQNRELLQTMNVAVRNPNLNGLSVQEVPLLNSDEVVCSRLKRGDLLMVPLPGTVIELGDYLHLVGQREALEKVRLVVGEEVDVTLSTAGTVLQTARVVVTNEAVLGKKIRDLNLKQKYDVAITRLNRAGIELVASNSASLQFGDILNLVGRPEAIEAVSAVVGNAQQKLQQVQMLPVFIGVGLGVLLGSIPLFIPGFPAALRLGLAGGPLVVALILGRIGSIGKLYWFMPPSANLALRELGIVLFLSVVGLKSGGDFINTLVNGDGLAWIGYGAMITGIPLLTVGILARMLAKMNYLTLCGMLAGSMTDPPALAFANGLHPTSGAAALSYATVYPLAMFLRIMSPQILAVLFWTTM comes from the coding sequence ATGAGTGCTATCGCCCTTACCGTCAGTATGTTGGCGCTGGTCGCCGTATTGGGGTTATGGATCGGTAATTGGAAGATCTATGGTGTTGGGTTAGGTATTGGCGGAGTGCTATTTGGCGGCATTATTGTGGGCCATTTCGCACAAACATATGAAGTTGTTCTTAACGGGGACATGCTGCATTTCATTCAGGAGTTTGGTCTGATTCTGTTTGTTTACACTATCGGTATTCAAGTCGGGCCGGGGTTCTTCTCTTCACTGCGCGTCTCGGGGCTGCGACTTAACTGTTTTGCCATTCTGATGGTGGTGGTCGGCGGCTTAGTGACGGCGATTATCCATAAGCTGTTTGCGGTGCCGCTACCCATCATTTTGGGTATCTTTTCGGGAGCGGTCACTAACACGCCAGCACTCGGGGCGGCACAACAAATCCTTACTGATTTAGGTTCGCCACCACAATTGGTTAGCCAGATGGGGATGGGCTATGCCATGGCCTATCCATTCGGCATTTGCGGCATTTTGCTGGTGATGTGGCTGATTCGTTTATTCTTTAAAATCAACGTTGACCGCGAAGCAAAAGATTTTGATAGCAGTAATGGGCAGAACCGTGAATTGCTGCAAACTATGAATGTGGCGGTACGCAATCCCAATTTGAATGGTTTGTCAGTGCAGGAAGTGCCATTGCTCAACAGTGATGAGGTGGTCTGCTCCCGCCTGAAACGCGGTGATTTGCTGATGGTGCCGCTGCCTGGCACAGTGATCGAGCTGGGGGATTACCTGCATCTAGTTGGGCAGCGCGAAGCCTTGGAGAAAGTGCGGCTGGTGGTGGGTGAAGAGGTGGATGTCACTCTATCCACCGCAGGGACAGTATTGCAAACCGCCCGGGTGGTGGTGACCAATGAGGCGGTATTAGGTAAAAAGATCCGTGATCTTAATTTGAAACAGAAGTATGACGTGGCGATCACTCGGCTAAATCGTGCAGGTATTGAGCTGGTCGCCAGTAATAGTGCCAGCCTGCAATTTGGTGACATCCTGAATCTGGTTGGCCGCCCAGAGGCTATCGAGGCGGTCTCCGCCGTGGTGGGGAACGCGCAACAGAAGTTGCAACAAGTGCAGATGTTACCGGTCTTTATCGGCGTGGGTCTGGGTGTGCTACTGGGATCTATCCCGTTGTTTATTCCGGGATTTCCAGCGGCATTACGTTTGGGGCTGGCCGGTGGCCCGCTGGTGGTGGCGCTGATTCTCGGGCGTATCGGCAGTATCGGTAAGCTATATTGGTTTATGCCGCCGAGTGCCAATTTGGCGCTGCGTGAACTGGGGATTGTGCTGTTCTTGTCGGTGGTTGGCCTGAAATCCGGCGGTGACTTTATCAATACGCTGGTCAATGGTGATGGGTTGGCATGGATTGGTTACGGCGCGATGATTACCGGTATACCGCTGCTGACCGTGGGGATTCTGGCGCGCATGTTAGCCAAGATGAACTACCTGACCTTGTGCGGCATGTTAGCCGGTTCAATGACGGATCCACCGGCGCTGGCATTTGCCAATGGCTTGCATCCGACCAGCGGTGCGGCGGCGCTCTCTTATGCTACGGTTTATCCGCTGGCGATGTTCTTGCGCATCATGTCGCCGCAGATACTCGCGGTGCTGTTCTGGACAACCATGTAG
- a CDS encoding valine--pyruvate transaminase, producing MKFSLFGDKFTRYAGITRLMDDLNDGLRTPGSIMLGGGNPAHIPEMDAYFQQLCQEMLDRGQLTEALCNYDGPQGKDLLLKALAKMLRDELGWQIEPQNIALTNGSQSAFFYLFNLFAGRYADGSRRRVLFPLAPEYLGYADAGLDEELFVSAKPNIELLPEGQFKYHVDFDHLNITDDIGLICVSRPTNPTGNVITDEELIRLDAIAQQRDIPLLIDNAYGVPFPGIIFTDATPLWNPNIILCMSLSKLGLPGSRCGIVIADEKVISAITNMNGIISLSPGSMGPAIAAEMIERGDLLRLSNEVIRPFYFERVQQTIAILRKYLPPERCLIHKPEGAIFLWLWFKDLPISTELLYQRLKKRGVLMVPGHYFFPGLGYDWPHTHQCMRMNYVPAPEEIEKGVVILAEEIERAFQEAK from the coding sequence ATGAAGTTCTCACTTTTCGGCGACAAATTCACCCGCTACGCGGGGATCACCAGACTGATGGACGACCTCAACGACGGCCTTAGAACCCCAGGTTCTATCATGCTCGGCGGGGGTAATCCGGCGCATATCCCAGAGATGGATGCTTACTTCCAGCAACTGTGTCAGGAGATGCTGGATCGCGGGCAATTGACCGAGGCGTTGTGCAATTACGACGGGCCACAAGGCAAAGATTTGCTGTTAAAAGCATTGGCGAAAATGCTACGCGACGAGCTGGGTTGGCAGATTGAGCCACAGAATATTGCACTGACAAATGGTAGTCAGAGCGCATTTTTCTACTTATTTAATCTATTCGCAGGCCGCTATGCTGATGGTAGCCGTCGTCGGGTCTTATTCCCGCTGGCCCCTGAGTATCTCGGTTATGCCGATGCTGGTCTGGATGAGGAGCTATTTGTCTCCGCCAAACCCAATATTGAGCTGCTGCCAGAAGGGCAATTCAAATATCACGTTGACTTTGATCACCTCAATATTACCGATGATATTGGTTTGATATGTGTATCGCGCCCCACTAATCCCACCGGTAATGTGATTACTGATGAAGAGTTAATTCGCCTGGATGCTATCGCTCAGCAGCGTGATATTCCGCTATTGATTGATAATGCTTATGGCGTGCCCTTCCCCGGGATCATCTTTACCGACGCAACCCCGCTGTGGAACCCGAATATCATTTTGTGCATGAGTTTGTCGAAGCTGGGCCTACCGGGTTCACGCTGTGGCATTGTCATTGCCGATGAGAAAGTGATTTCGGCTATCACCAATATGAATGGCATCATCAGCTTGTCGCCGGGCAGCATGGGGCCAGCGATTGCCGCCGAAATGATTGAGCGTGGTGATCTATTGCGCTTATCTAACGAGGTGATTCGGCCATTCTATTTTGAGCGGGTACAGCAGACCATTGCTATTTTGCGCAAATATTTGCCGCCGGAGCGCTGCCTGATCCACAAACCCGAGGGGGCCATCTTCCTCTGGCTATGGTTTAAAGATCTGCCGATCAGCACCGAACTGCTCTATCAGCGCCTAAAAAAACGCGGTGTGCTGATGGTGCCGGGCCACTACTTCTTCCCTGGTCTGGGATATGACTGGCCACATACCCATCAATGTATGCGGATGAATTATGTCCCTGCTCCGGAAGAGATTGAAAAGGGCGTGGTGATACTGGCGGAAGAGATTGAGCGGGCGTTTCAGGAAGCAAAGTGA
- a CDS encoding alpha-amylase: MKRLTVPLLLVLSPAAMANWSLPHFPTFTEQDSGIFLSSSTLSKGEYPLKFYQDKQCWQPTGAVKLNQTFSLQPCQNQADISWRLFRDGQYQARIDTRSGTPTLTLSLKEPVTEAVKVVVHSCQRWDGQPVTIDVRQTFAEGEMVRDFYSGQTAKVSLGKITLQPAPESGGLLLLESSQTQQAAPFSWQNATVYFALTDRFKNGNPTNDHSYGRHGDGMQEIGTFHGGDLAGLTEKLDYLQQLGVNALWISSPLEQIHGWVGGGTKGDFPHYAYHGYYGLDWSRLDANMGSGQELHTLVEQAHKRGIRILFDVVMNHVGYATLADMQSYQFGALYLQGDKLEKTLGKNWTDWTPGRGQTWHSFNDYINFGDKAAWDNWWGQKWIRTDIGDYDSPGYDDLTMSLAFLPDIKTESTQASGLPVFYRNKPDTAAREIPGATPRDYMTHWLSQWVRDYGIDGFRVDTAKHVEKPAWLQLKQQTTAALAAWKAAHPDQALDDLPFWMTGEAWGHGVMKSDYYQNGFDAMINFDFQDQAKQALTCFSSIDGTYQQMADKLQGFNVLSYISSHDTRLFFKDDAQQSLVKQQRAGDLLLLAPGAVQIFYGDESGREFGPTGSDPLQGTRSDMNWNELSGAKGALLAHWQKVSQFRARHPAIGAGEQKSQQTADYYAFSRQHQGDKVLVVWVGDKKE, encoded by the coding sequence ATGAAACGTCTCACTGTCCCTTTGCTACTGGTGCTCTCTCCTGCGGCGATGGCGAATTGGTCACTCCCGCACTTTCCCACCTTTACTGAGCAGGATAGCGGGATTTTTCTCAGCAGCAGCACATTGAGCAAAGGTGAATATCCGCTCAAGTTTTATCAGGATAAACAGTGCTGGCAGCCCACTGGTGCGGTGAAGTTGAATCAAACTTTTTCACTGCAACCCTGCCAGAATCAAGCAGATATCTCATGGCGACTGTTCCGCGATGGTCAGTATCAGGCGCGCATTGATACCCGCAGCGGCACACCAACCCTCACTCTTAGCCTCAAAGAGCCGGTGACAGAGGCCGTCAAGGTGGTGGTGCATAGTTGCCAGCGCTGGGATGGGCAGCCAGTGACCATTGATGTGCGCCAAACCTTTGCCGAAGGTGAAATGGTGCGAGACTTCTACTCTGGCCAAACGGCAAAAGTCTCCCTCGGTAAAATCACCTTGCAACCCGCGCCCGAGAGTGGCGGCTTACTGCTGCTGGAGTCGTCGCAAACCCAGCAAGCTGCACCATTCAGTTGGCAAAATGCCACGGTCTATTTTGCCCTGACTGATCGCTTCAAAAATGGCAACCCAACCAATGACCACAGCTATGGCCGCCACGGCGACGGAATGCAGGAGATCGGCACCTTCCACGGGGGTGATTTGGCGGGATTAACTGAAAAACTGGATTACCTACAACAGCTTGGCGTCAATGCATTGTGGATCAGTTCACCGCTGGAGCAAATTCACGGCTGGGTCGGAGGCGGCACCAAAGGTGACTTCCCACATTACGCCTACCACGGCTATTACGGGCTGGATTGGTCCCGTCTGGATGCCAACATGGGCTCCGGGCAGGAGCTGCATACGCTGGTTGAACAGGCGCATAAACGCGGTATTCGCATTCTATTTGATGTGGTGATGAATCACGTGGGTTATGCCACGCTGGCCGATATGCAGAGTTATCAATTCGGCGCACTCTATCTACAAGGCGATAAACTGGAGAAAACCTTAGGTAAAAACTGGACGGATTGGACACCTGGCAGGGGTCAAACCTGGCATAGTTTCAACGATTACATCAATTTCGGTGATAAAGCGGCATGGGATAACTGGTGGGGCCAGAAGTGGATCCGCACGGATATTGGCGATTACGACTCCCCCGGCTATGACGATCTGACCATGTCGCTGGCTTTCCTCCCGGACATCAAAACTGAATCGACCCAAGCCAGCGGCTTACCGGTGTTTTACCGCAACAAACCGGACACCGCCGCGCGGGAAATTCCTGGTGCCACCCCACGTGATTACATGACGCATTGGTTGAGCCAATGGGTTCGCGATTACGGCATTGACGGTTTTCGGGTGGATACCGCTAAACATGTGGAGAAACCCGCCTGGCTACAACTTAAGCAACAAACCACCGCCGCGCTGGCCGCCTGGAAAGCCGCTCACCCCGATCAGGCGCTGGATGACTTACCTTTCTGGATGACCGGTGAGGCATGGGGCCACGGTGTGATGAAGAGCGATTATTATCAAAATGGCTTTGATGCCATGATTAACTTTGATTTTCAGGATCAGGCAAAACAGGCGCTCACCTGCTTCTCATCCATTGATGGCACTTATCAACAGATGGCGGATAAACTGCAAGGTTTCAATGTGTTGAGTTATATCTCCTCACACGATACCCGGCTGTTTTTTAAAGACGATGCGCAGCAGTCATTGGTAAAACAGCAGCGGGCGGGTGATCTGCTGCTACTGGCACCGGGGGCGGTGCAGATTTTCTACGGCGATGAGAGTGGGCGAGAATTCGGCCCCACCGGTTCTGATCCACTACAGGGCACCCGTTCAGATATGAACTGGAATGAATTATCGGGTGCGAAAGGCGCGCTATTGGCGCACTGGCAGAAAGTCAGCCAGTTCCGCGCCCGCCATCCCGCCATTGGCGCGGGCGAACAGAAATCGCAACAAACCGCTGATTATTATGCCTTTAGCCGCCAACATCAGGGCGATAAAGTGCTGGTGGTTTGGGTCGGTGACAAAAAAGAGTAG
- the ghrB gene encoding glyoxylate/hydroxypyruvate reductase GhrB, with product MKPAIVLYKSLPTDLHQRLAQHFTVNSFAGLTPENQPELLSALQQAEGLIGSGGKIDHAFLQLAPRLRAASTISVGYDNFDVDALNQRGVALMHTPTVLTETVADTMMALLLSSARRVVELAERVKAGEWQESIGDEWYGVDVHHKTIGILGMGRIGMALAQRAHFGFSMPVLYTSRRPHEEAETRFGARRCSLDTLLAEVDFLCITLPMTEQTYHMIGRSQLAKMKSSAILINAGRGPVVDEQALIAALQDGTIHAAGLDVFEQEPLPMDSPLLKLPNVVAVPHIGSATHETRYNMAACAVDNLIAALTGSVKENCVNPQVLPQS from the coding sequence ATGAAGCCTGCCATTGTGCTGTACAAAAGCCTTCCCACCGATCTGCATCAACGATTAGCGCAACATTTTACCGTTAACAGTTTTGCTGGTTTAACGCCGGAGAATCAACCTGAGTTATTATCGGCGCTGCAACAGGCTGAAGGGCTGATCGGTTCCGGCGGCAAGATAGATCACGCCTTTTTGCAATTAGCGCCGCGTCTGCGGGCCGCTTCAACCATTTCTGTCGGTTATGATAATTTTGATGTGGATGCGCTAAACCAGCGTGGTGTGGCGCTGATGCACACCCCCACGGTGCTGACCGAAACCGTGGCCGACACCATGATGGCGCTGCTGCTCTCTTCGGCACGAAGAGTGGTAGAGTTGGCCGAGCGAGTCAAAGCGGGTGAGTGGCAAGAGAGCATCGGTGATGAGTGGTATGGTGTGGATGTTCACCATAAAACCATCGGCATTCTCGGTATGGGGCGCATTGGCATGGCGCTGGCTCAGCGGGCGCATTTTGGTTTTAGTATGCCGGTGCTGTACACCAGCCGCCGTCCCCACGAAGAGGCCGAAACACGCTTTGGCGCGCGCCGCTGCTCACTGGATACTTTGCTGGCGGAGGTTGATTTCCTCTGTATTACCCTGCCTATGACCGAGCAGACTTACCATATGATTGGCCGCAGCCAACTGGCAAAAATGAAGTCCAGCGCCATCTTAATTAATGCCGGCCGTGGGCCAGTGGTGGATGAGCAGGCGCTGATTGCCGCCCTGCAAGATGGCACTATTCATGCCGCAGGGCTGGATGTGTTTGAGCAAGAGCCGCTGCCGATGGACTCGCCACTCCTCAAATTACCTAATGTGGTTGCCGTGCCACACATTGGTTCTGCCACCCATGAAACCCGTTACAACATGGCCGCCTGCGCCGTGGATAACCTGATTGCCGCACTGACCGGCAGCGTCAAAGAGAACTGCGTCAACCCGCAAGTTTTGCCGCAATCATAA
- a CDS encoding MFS transporter, translated as MNDASRWSDLFSGKNAAFAIALSGGVVLHAINIYIATTILPSVVLEINGLSLYAWNTTLFVTASILGSALSARLLSGYGPRSAYLFASLVFMLGSALCAMAPNMPMMLVGRTVQGLGGGFLFALSYAMINLVFQQSLWPRAMALISGMWGVATLIGPAIGGIFAEMDAWRFAFWTLLPVTLIYAIFTWRILPAGRSSSDASALPVTQLVLLTAIVLTISASSIASSGLINMAGMALAVVLLLLLFRIESRATTRLLPKGALRLSSPLAALYITISLLAVGITCEIFVPYFLQTLHGQSPLISGYIAATMAAGWTISEVMSAGWKKSGIRWAIISGPIIVLAGIVALAILMPAASLGSWQQMAPIAIALTLVGFGIGFGWPHLLTRILQVAADEDKDIAGASITTVQMFATAVGAAMAGMVANLSGLNFPGGVAGAENTAHWLFTLFAIAPALAIITALRCAAIGAHSLTAKSIASSEA; from the coding sequence ATAAATGATGCAAGCCGTTGGAGTGACCTGTTCTCCGGTAAAAATGCGGCCTTTGCCATCGCTCTGTCGGGGGGCGTTGTATTACATGCGATCAATATTTATATCGCCACCACCATTTTGCCCTCGGTGGTGCTGGAGATTAACGGCCTGAGCCTGTACGCCTGGAATACCACCCTATTCGTCACCGCCTCCATCCTCGGCTCGGCGCTCTCTGCCCGGCTACTCAGTGGTTACGGGCCACGTAGCGCCTACCTGTTCGCCTCGCTGGTCTTTATGTTGGGCAGCGCCTTATGCGCCATGGCCCCCAACATGCCGATGATGCTGGTGGGTCGAACTGTGCAAGGTTTGGGCGGCGGCTTCCTGTTTGCGCTCTCTTACGCCATGATTAATCTGGTCTTTCAGCAATCACTATGGCCGCGGGCCATGGCACTGATTTCGGGTATGTGGGGGGTTGCAACTCTGATTGGCCCTGCTATCGGCGGCATTTTTGCTGAAATGGATGCCTGGCGCTTTGCATTCTGGACGTTGTTACCGGTAACCCTGATTTATGCCATTTTTACCTGGCGTATCCTGCCGGCGGGCAGATCCAGCAGCGACGCCTCGGCACTCCCTGTCACGCAATTAGTGCTATTAACCGCCATTGTCCTGACTATCTCGGCCAGCAGCATCGCCAGTAGTGGCCTGATCAACATGGCGGGAATGGCGCTGGCGGTGGTGCTGTTACTGCTGTTATTCCGCATAGAGTCCCGCGCCACCACACGTCTGCTACCAAAAGGGGCACTGCGCCTTAGCTCACCGCTGGCGGCACTCTATATCACCATCTCTCTGCTGGCAGTCGGCATTACCTGCGAGATCTTCGTTCCCTACTTCCTGCAAACACTACACGGCCAGTCACCACTGATTTCCGGCTATATTGCCGCCACCATGGCGGCGGGCTGGACAATCTCTGAGGTGATGAGCGCCGGCTGGAAAAAATCAGGTATTCGTTGGGCGATTATCAGCGGCCCCATCATTGTTCTGGCGGGGATTGTGGCGCTGGCTATCCTGATGCCAGCCGCCTCACTCGGTAGCTGGCAACAGATGGCACCTATCGCCATCGCGCTAACACTGGTGGGTTTTGGTATCGGTTTTGGTTGGCCGCATCTGCTGACCCGCATTCTGCAAGTGGCGGCTGATGAGGATAAAGACATTGCCGGGGCGTCGATTACCACGGTACAGATGTTTGCGACCGCCGTCGGTGCCGCGATGGCCGGGATGGTCGCCAATCTCTCTGGCCTGAATTTCCCCGGTGGCGTTGCCGGGGCTGAGAACACCGCCCACTGGCTGTTTACCCTGTTTGCCATTGCCCCCGCACTGGCGATCATTACCGCGCTACGTTGTGCCGCGATTGGTGCGCACAGCCTCACGGCGAAGAGTATCGCCAGCAGTGAAGCGTGA
- a CDS encoding helix-turn-helix transcriptional regulator yields MNINHTTSPPHSVARRLLMLLKTRGPLQASDAGRLLGTTGEAARQQFVKLAKEGLVVAEAKAQGVGRPIQLWQLTEAGNAHFPDGHGELTVQLLRLIRSQLGDSALELLIDSREQETCNQYCQAMAGAANVTERVERLVAIRTHEGYMAEMQVEADGALLLIENHCPICAAATHCQGFCRAELAVFQQALGVPVERVEHILSGARRCTYRIKPEEL; encoded by the coding sequence ATGAATATCAACCATACAACCAGCCCGCCACACTCTGTCGCCAGGCGCTTGCTGATGCTGCTCAAGACCCGTGGCCCGCTACAAGCGAGTGATGCCGGGAGGCTACTGGGAACGACCGGTGAAGCGGCCCGGCAGCAATTCGTCAAACTGGCCAAAGAGGGGCTGGTGGTCGCCGAGGCAAAAGCGCAGGGGGTGGGCCGCCCGATTCAGCTATGGCAGTTAACCGAGGCTGGTAACGCGCACTTCCCTGATGGCCACGGTGAACTGACCGTGCAATTGTTGCGTTTGATCCGCAGCCAATTGGGTGACAGCGCCCTTGAGCTGCTGATTGATAGCCGTGAGCAGGAGACCTGCAATCAATATTGTCAAGCGATGGCGGGGGCGGCCAATGTGACCGAACGTGTTGAGCGGCTGGTGGCAATTCGCACGCACGAAGGTTATATGGCAGAGATGCAGGTAGAGGCGGATGGCGCATTGCTGTTGATCGAAAATCACTGCCCCATCTGTGCGGCAGCCACCCATTGTCAGGGGTTTTGTCGCGCCGAACTGGCGGTATTCCAGCAAGCTTTGGGAGTACCCGTCGAACGCGTTGAGCACATATTATCCGGCGCCCGCCGCTGCACTTATCGCATTAAACCAGAAGAGTTATGA
- a CDS encoding OmpA family lipoprotein has protein sequence MKNHILVRVAVVSVALTLSACTTNPYTGESQAGKSGYGAGIGAALGAGIGMLSSSKHDRGKGALIGAAAGAALGGGAGYYMDVQEAKLREKMNGTGVSVTRQGDNIVLNMPNNVTFDTDSSNLKPAGANTLTGVAMVLKEYDKTAVNVTGFTDSSGARAHNMTLSQQRADSVGSALIMQGVAANRVRTSGAGPDNPVASNSTAAGKAQNRRVEITLSPL, from the coding sequence ATGAAAAACCACATATTGGTCAGAGTCGCTGTCGTCTCTGTTGCGCTGACCCTCTCCGCCTGTACCACCAATCCCTATACCGGCGAATCACAAGCAGGGAAATCTGGTTATGGCGCAGGGATCGGGGCCGCTTTAGGGGCGGGGATCGGCATGTTGTCATCATCGAAACATGACCGTGGCAAAGGCGCATTAATTGGTGCCGCAGCCGGGGCTGCGCTAGGTGGCGGTGCGGGCTACTACATGGATGTGCAGGAAGCTAAGTTGCGCGAAAAAATGAACGGCACGGGCGTTAGTGTCACCCGTCAGGGCGACAATATCGTATTAAACATGCCCAATAATGTCACTTTTGATACTGACAGCAGCAACCTAAAACCGGCGGGAGCCAATACCCTGACTGGGGTCGCTATGGTATTGAAAGAGTATGATAAAACCGCCGTCAATGTGACAGGTTTTACCGATAGCAGCGGTGCCAGAGCCCATAATATGACACTTTCACAGCAGCGGGCGGATAGTGTGGGCAGCGCCCTGATTATGCAGGGCGTGGCTGCCAACCGTGTCCGCACTAGCGGCGCAGGCCCGGATAATCCGGTTGCCAGTAACAGCACTGCCGCCGGTAAAGCACAAAACCGCCGGGTAGAGATAACCTTAAGCCCGCTATAA
- a CDS encoding N-acetyltransferase: MIRDYQSGDLDALMPLWLSSTIAAHPFVAEQYWHESSPLVRNTYLPAAKTWVYLQQEGAPGHGEPIVGFISILEEQLVGALFVEQSFHGKGIGKLLMDYVQQRYNTLTLEVYQQNRRACRFYHNQGFTVIGQAYNIETKNMIMTMHWQRPLY; the protein is encoded by the coding sequence ATGATTAGAGATTATCAATCTGGCGATCTTGATGCCCTGATGCCATTATGGCTGAGCAGCACCATTGCCGCGCATCCTTTTGTGGCCGAGCAGTATTGGCACGAGAGCAGCCCGCTGGTGCGTAATACCTATCTGCCAGCGGCAAAAACCTGGGTCTATCTGCAACAGGAGGGCGCTCCCGGCCACGGGGAACCTATTGTTGGATTTATCAGTATTCTCGAAGAACAGCTGGTGGGCGCCTTGTTTGTTGAGCAATCCTTTCATGGTAAAGGGATTGGCAAACTGCTGATGGATTACGTTCAACAACGCTATAACACACTGACACTGGAAGTTTACCAGCAGAACCGACGGGCCTGTCGCTTCTACCATAACCAAGGTTTTACGGTTATTGGGCAAGCTTATAATATTGAAACTAAAAATATGATAATGACAATGCATTGGCAGCGCCCACTCTATTAA